The nucleotide sequence CAGCTACGGTTACCAGGACGACGACATCCGCACACAGTGGCCCTACCGCGACTGGGTGATCCATGCATTTAATAATAATATGCCTTACGACCAGTTTATTACCTGGCAGCTTGCCGGTGATCTGCTGCCCGACGCCGGTAAGGAACAGCTGCTGGCCACGGCATTTCTGCGCAATCATAAGATCACGGAAGAAGGTGGTGTGATCCCCGAAGAATACCGGGTGGAATATGCCATTGATAAAGTAAAGACCTATTCCAAAGGCTTACTGGCCATGACGGCGGAATGTGCCCAGTGTCACGATCATAAATATGATCCCATTTCTCAAAAGGATTATTACAGGTTATTTGCCTTCTTCAATACCAGCAAAGAACAGGGGCTGGAAGGACTGGTAAATTCCGGTCCTGCTAAAACACCCAAGCTGACATTAACCACAGATGATACAAAAGACCTGCTCCGGTTTATCAACAGGAAAGATACCGCCCATATTGATGTATCGGTAATGGGAGAACTAGATACGCTGCGTACCACCTATGTTTTAAACCGCGGTGTTTATGATCAGCACGGGGAATCCGTTACTGCGGGGGCATTGCAGACCGTGATGCCTTTTGATACGGTAGCCTATCCGCAAAACCGGCTCGGACTGGCAAAATGGACCGTGAACAAGAAAAACCCGCTTACGGCCCGCGTATTCGTAAACCAGCTCTGGGAGCAGCTTTTCGGGAAAGGCATTGTAAAGACAGTAGGCGATTTCGGCATGCAGGGCAACCTGCCCACCCATCCGGAATTGCTCGACTGGCTGGCAGTTGATTTTATGGAGCATAACTGGGACATCAAACGGCTGATCCGTAAGATCGTTCTTTCGGCTACCTACCGGCAATCGTCAAAAAGTGATCCCGGGACCCTGGAAAAAGATCCCGACAATACCTACTATGCACGGGCATCGCGCATCCGGCTTCCCGCCGAAAGTATCCGGGATGTGGTACTGGGCAGCAGCAATCTCCTGAACAGGGAGATCGGCGGACCAAGTGTAAAACCTTATCAGCCCAAAGGGCTTTGGGAAGCCGCCACCTCCGGCCGGGGAGCCCTTACCACTTATAACCGGGATAACGGCAATGATCTTTACCGCAGAGGTATCTATACATTTATAAAGCTTACCGTCCCCCCACCCTCCATGATCATTTTTGATGCCAGCAACCGGGACCAGTGCGAAGTAAACCGGTTAACCACCAACACACCCCTGCAGGCGCTTATAATGATGAATGATCCAACTGTACTGGAAGCATCAAGAGTGCTCGCAGAACAGTTATCGGATAAAGGCAGTGGTCCGGAACAATCGATCAGCATGGCCTTCGAAACTATCCTCTGCCGCAAGCCGGCGGCCAAAGAAATGGATATATTGAAAAACTATTATACTGATCAGCTCAGTGGTTTCAATAGCAAAAAGCCCGCTGCTGAAAAGGCGCTGGCAATTGGAGAATATCCGCATAAGAGTAACCCGGCCAATATAGTAAAGACGGCGGCCCTGATGCGGGTGATCAATATGATCTATAATATGGAAGAAGCCATTGTAAAAGTGTAGCTGCTTTAGCGTAAAGAGTTTTACGATCTCAAAAGTGTTTAAAATTTAAGATATGGAAAAAGAAGTACTGGAACATGGTCTTAACTTCAACCGCCGCCGCTTTCTCACTAAATTGGGAATGGGCATCGGAGGTGCCGCATTGGGAACACTGCTGATCCCGGAGCTCTTCAGCAGTAAGGATGTGGAAGAAGCCATTGTATCCGGGCTTCCCCACTTTGCACCAAAAGCCAAGCGCATCATCTATCTTTTTCAGAACGGAGCCCCCTCTCAACTGGACCTCTTCGATTACAAACCCAAACTGAATGAAATGCAGGGGCAGGACCTGCCCGAGTCGGTGCGCCAGGGTCAGCGCCTTACAGGCATGACCGCCAATCAGTCGAAATTTCCATTGGCCGGAACGGTCTTTAAATTCAATCAGTATGGCGAGCACCGGGCCTGGATCAGCGACCTGCTGCCCTATACAGCGCGCATAGTAGACGATCTTTGTATCGTAAAAAGTCTTTATACGGAGGCCATCAATCACGACCCCGCGTTAACGTTTTTTCAAACAGGGGCCCAGGTGGGCAACCGGCCCAGTATGGGCGCCTGGTTAAGCTACGGACTTGGCAGCGAGAACAAAAACCTGCCGGCTTTTTGTGTATTGCTTTCCAAGGGAAAGGGCAACGGACAGGGCGTATATTCCAAACTCTGGACAAACGGTTTTTTAGATTCCATACACCAGGGTGTTCAGTTCAGTAACGGAGAAAATCCTGTGTTGTACCTGAACGATCCCGATGGCATGGATAAATCCGAACGGAGAAAGATGCTGGATCATCTGTCGGAGCTGAATAACGAGAGTTATAGTGTTGTGGGTGATCCCGAAATAAAAGCCAAGGTACAGCAATACGAAATGGCCTACCGGATGCAGACCGCAGTGCCGGAAGTAACCGACCTCAGCAAGGAACCGGAATCGATCATCAAACTTTACGGCCCCGACTGCCTGGTACCGGGCACTTATGCGGCGAACTGCCTTTTAGCCCGGAAGCTATCGGAGAACGGGGTGCGTTTTGTACAGTTGTACCACCAGGGATGGGACAGTCATGGAAACCTCCCCAATGAACTGGCTGGTCAGTGCAAGGATACCGATCAGGCATCTGCGGCACTCGTTACAGATCTGAAACAAAGAGGATTGCTGGATGAAACCCTGGTAATATGGGGCGGTGAATTCGGGCGGACCAATTATTGCCAGGGTGCGCTTTCGAAAGACAACTACGGCCGCGATCACCATCCGCGCTGTTTTACCATGTGGATGGCCGGTGGCGGCGTTAAACCCGGCGTTTATGGAGAAACGGATGAATTCGGGTATAACATTGTTTCCAACCCGGTGCATGTGCACGATTTTCATGCCACGGCCCTGCACCTGATGGGACTTGATCACGAGCGCCTTGTATACAAACATCTGGGACGCCGTTACCGGCTGACCGATGTGGCAGGAAAGATTGTGAAGGATTTAATGGCATAGGGGGAATTGAGATTTGAGAAACAGCATTCAGCTTTCATTTTAAAGGCAATATTCAGCACACACCTGTTTGATCGCTGAAGTCTGATAAGGTAAAATAAAAATATGAACAGAAAACGTTTTATTCAACATACCGCACTGGGTATGGCAGGGGCTTTCTATCTTCCCGAATGGCTGATAAAAAACAATGTGGTATTGGGGCATGGCAATAGACGTTACCGGCTGAATGTACGCTGGAGCCAGGCAGATGTGGCCCGGTACCCTGTGAATGATTGTCATGAAATGGTACAGGATCGCAAAGGCCGTATCCTGCTGCTGACCAACGAAACAAAGAACAATATTATTATCTATGACAAGAACGGCAAGCTGCTGAACACCTGGGGTACCGAATACCCGGGAGCGCACGGGCTTACTCTTTTTAATGAAAACGGAACGGATGTATTGTTTATTTGCGACAATAAAAGGCACCAGGTCATCAAAACAACGATCGACGGCAAGGTACTGCTGGTGCTGGATTATCCGAAAGAGACCGGACAATACAGTAACGCCGAAGAATACATCCCTACCGAAACAACCATCGCCCCTAACGGCGATATTTACGTAGTGGATGGATATGGAAAGGATTATGTGATCCAGTATGATCTTAAAGGCCGTTATATCCGCCATTTCGGCGGCAGGGGCAACAATCCGGAACACCTGCTGAACGCGCATGGCATCTGCATCGATCACCGGAATAAAAAGCCGGTGCTCATCGTAACATCGCGCAGGCAGAATGCATTCAAAAGGTACACTATGGAAGGTACCTATATTGATACCATTGCGATGCCCGGTGCCTGGGTTTGCCGCCCGGTAATCCATGGCGATTATTTATATGCTGCCGTACTACAAAGCAACAGCAAACAGGATCAGAAATCCGGTTTTATAACCATACTCAATAAAAACAACCAGGTAATATCCAATCCGGCCGGCACTGCACCCAGGTATACAGAAGGCCGGTTGCAGGAGTTGTACCAAACCGATCCCGTCTTCCAATACCCGCATGATGTCTGTGTGGATGATGAGGAGAACCTGTATGTGGCACAATGGAATTCCGGCAGGGTATATCCCTACAAACTGGAGCCGGTAGTTTAAAATATTGAAGCGAGCAAACGAACCAATCATGAAGCAGTTGAAATGGCGGGAGATTATTTATAACGGATGCATTGCACTTAATTGCCTGTTGTTATTTTTAGTACTCTTTGACCGCTACCTGCAGGTCCCTGCTTTTCTGCAGGTGCTGGGGAGGGCGCATCCGCTGGTACTGCATTTTCCTATAGTGTTACTGCTGATCGTTTTTTTATTTGAAATACGGATCCGCTCCTCCCGGCAGACCGGGCCTAAAGACATCGCCGATGGCCTGTTGCTGGCGGCCTCCCTTACCACCGTAATTGCGGCACTGATGGGACTTCTTTTATCAAAAGAAGAGGGATACGATCCTGTGGCTATCAACGTGCATAAATGGATGGGGATCCTTTGTTCCTTTATCAGCTTTTTATGGTACACGTTCCGCAACCGGATACGTATGTATAGCAGTGCGATCATTACCACCGGCCTTTTATCCACCATCGTATTATTGGTGGCCGGACATAAAGGTGCAATGATCACACACGGAGATGATTTTCTCTTATCACCTGTAACGGACGGGAATGAACGTCCGGAAGTGCGATTGGAAGAAGCAGTGCTTTACACACACCTGGTACAGCCGGTTCTGGAAAACAAATGCATGGGTTGTCATAACAGCAATAAGGCCAAAGGTGAGCTGATAATGGAAACGACAAAACTGTTGCTAAAAGGAGGAAAGAACGGGAAGCTATGGGATACTGCCGCGGCTGATCTCGGCTTAATGATGCAGCGCATTCATCTGCCGCTTGAAAACAAGGAACACATGCCCCCCAAAGGTAAACCCCAGCTCACCGGGGAAGAAGCAAGGATCCTTTATTTATGGATAAGGGACGGGGCCAGTTTTACCAAAAAAGTAACCGACCTGCCGGGTACGGATTCCCTGCGGATGATCGCAGCGGCGTTCTTTAAAAGCAATGATACCGAGGTTTATGATTTCGCCGGTGCAGATGAAAAACTGATTGCCGGTCTTAATACGGAATATCGTGTTATAACACCCCTGGCACAGGGCTCACCTGCCCTTGCTGTAAACTTTTATGGCAGCTCCCGGTTCAAGTCCGAACAATTGAAAGAACTGGAAAAGATCCGGGACAATATCGTATCCTTACAACTGGCCAGGATGCCCGTCACCGATGAAGATCTCAAGATGATCGGGAGCTTTACCAACTTACGGAACCTCAATCTGGCGTTTACTTCCATCAGGGGGGAAGGGCTTCAACACCTGAGCAACCTGAAACAGCTCCGGCAGCTGTCACTTTCCGGAACCGGTATCCGGCCAGGACAATTAAATGCCCTTGCATCACTGAAACAGCTTAAAACGATACAGATCTGGAATACGGCCTTTACGGGTAACGACCTTGCAGCACTGAAAAACAGTTTTCCCAAAACAATTTTTGATATCGGGTACAAAGGTGATACGGTGATCGCCAAATTGAGTGCTCCTGTTTTTAAAACAGAGCAACGGATCTTTCAGCAAACACTTGCCCTCGAAATCAAAAATCCCATAAAGGGCGCGGTGGTGCGGTATACATTGGATGGCAGCGAACCGGACAGTCTTACCTCCCCGGTCTATAAACAGCCGGTTACGATAACTGCGGCTACTACCATCAAAGCGCGGTCCTATCTGCCGGGATGGATCACCAGTGACCTGGCAACGGAAAGCTTTTATAAAAGCAGCATCCGGCCAGACAGTATCTACCTCATCACACAACCTGAAAAAGAGTACCGGGTGCGGGCCCGCGAAGGAAAACTACTTCTTGATCAGCAACTCGGAAAGGAGAATTTCGGTACAACGGAATGGATCGGTTATAAGGAAGTCCCATTTGAAGCCTACCTGTTCTTTAAAGAACCGGCCACTATTGGTTCGGTTACTTTTAATACGTTGGTTGCTACGGACAGTTATATTATGCCGGCCCGTGAAATTGAGATCTGGGGTGGTAACACCACCGGATCTTTAAAACTGCTGGGGCGTTCAAAGCCGCCGCAGCCGAAAGCGGCCGTTCCGGCCTACACCACCGGTTATGAATGTCCGCTTCCCTCCCTTCCCGTTTCGGTGCTTAAGATCATTGCAAAACCGCTGGAGCACCTGCCCGCCTGGCATAAAGGAAAAGGTGAAAAAGGCTGGGTATTCCTGGATGAGCTATTGCTAAATTAAATTTCGGTTATTTTTCTGCACAATAGCCTACCAATGCCCCTTACAGTGAAATCTTAACTGCAACATGCATAGGGATGTACAAAAATAAGTGCCCCTGCCCCCGGCAGAAATCGTTTACTAAAATCCCGGTCGTACCGGAGGTCCACCGCTGTTATCCAGGGTATCCGCATACCTGTGATCTGCGCAAGGGCACTGGTTATGTTGCATCCGTTTGAAATGATTATAGAAAAAGAGGGGGCTTTAATACCCTGTTGTTTTAAAG is from Niabella beijingensis and encodes:
- a CDS encoding FN3 associated domain-containing protein, whose amino-acid sequence is MKQLKWREIIYNGCIALNCLLLFLVLFDRYLQVPAFLQVLGRAHPLVLHFPIVLLLIVFLFEIRIRSSRQTGPKDIADGLLLAASLTTVIAALMGLLLSKEEGYDPVAINVHKWMGILCSFISFLWYTFRNRIRMYSSAIITTGLLSTIVLLVAGHKGAMITHGDDFLLSPVTDGNERPEVRLEEAVLYTHLVQPVLENKCMGCHNSNKAKGELIMETTKLLLKGGKNGKLWDTAAADLGLMMQRIHLPLENKEHMPPKGKPQLTGEEARILYLWIRDGASFTKKVTDLPGTDSLRMIAAAFFKSNDTEVYDFAGADEKLIAGLNTEYRVITPLAQGSPALAVNFYGSSRFKSEQLKELEKIRDNIVSLQLARMPVTDEDLKMIGSFTNLRNLNLAFTSIRGEGLQHLSNLKQLRQLSLSGTGIRPGQLNALASLKQLKTIQIWNTAFTGNDLAALKNSFPKTIFDIGYKGDTVIAKLSAPVFKTEQRIFQQTLALEIKNPIKGAVVRYTLDGSEPDSLTSPVYKQPVTITAATTIKARSYLPGWITSDLATESFYKSSIRPDSIYLITQPEKEYRVRAREGKLLLDQQLGKENFGTTEWIGYKEVPFEAYLFFKEPATIGSVTFNTLVATDSYIMPAREIEIWGGNTTGSLKLLGRSKPPQPKAAVPAYTTGYECPLPSLPVSVLKIIAKPLEHLPAWHKGKGEKGWVFLDELLLN
- a CDS encoding DUF1501 domain-containing protein; translated protein: MEKEVLEHGLNFNRRRFLTKLGMGIGGAALGTLLIPELFSSKDVEEAIVSGLPHFAPKAKRIIYLFQNGAPSQLDLFDYKPKLNEMQGQDLPESVRQGQRLTGMTANQSKFPLAGTVFKFNQYGEHRAWISDLLPYTARIVDDLCIVKSLYTEAINHDPALTFFQTGAQVGNRPSMGAWLSYGLGSENKNLPAFCVLLSKGKGNGQGVYSKLWTNGFLDSIHQGVQFSNGENPVLYLNDPDGMDKSERRKMLDHLSELNNESYSVVGDPEIKAKVQQYEMAYRMQTAVPEVTDLSKEPESIIKLYGPDCLVPGTYAANCLLARKLSENGVRFVQLYHQGWDSHGNLPNELAGQCKDTDQASAALVTDLKQRGLLDETLVIWGGEFGRTNYCQGALSKDNYGRDHHPRCFTMWMAGGGVKPGVYGETDEFGYNIVSNPVHVHDFHATALHLMGLDHERLVYKHLGRRYRLTDVAGKIVKDLMA
- a CDS encoding PSD1 and planctomycete cytochrome C domain-containing protein produces the protein MKIATTIAGIISVVILLAGLAAGCGNKKRNGKNEVSYNYDVRPILSDKCFACHGPDKNKQEAGLRLDIEANAKAPLRETKGAYAIVPGKPGASELIKRVSSTDPSYQMPTPDSHLGALNEHEISILTRWIAQGAKYEKHWAFIPPKKLPLPEIGDKEWARNEIDYFIAEKIEEQQLQPNEEADKSTLLKRISLDLTGLLPDLELQREFEADKSATAYEKAVDRLLASPQFGEKMAIHWLDISRYADSYGYQDDDIRTQWPYRDWVIHAFNNNMPYDQFITWQLAGDLLPDAGKEQLLATAFLRNHKITEEGGVIPEEYRVEYAIDKVKTYSKGLLAMTAECAQCHDHKYDPISQKDYYRLFAFFNTSKEQGLEGLVNSGPAKTPKLTLTTDDTKDLLRFINRKDTAHIDVSVMGELDTLRTTYVLNRGVYDQHGESVTAGALQTVMPFDTVAYPQNRLGLAKWTVNKKNPLTARVFVNQLWEQLFGKGIVKTVGDFGMQGNLPTHPELLDWLAVDFMEHNWDIKRLIRKIVLSATYRQSSKSDPGTLEKDPDNTYYARASRIRLPAESIRDVVLGSSNLLNREIGGPSVKPYQPKGLWEAATSGRGALTTYNRDNGNDLYRRGIYTFIKLTVPPPSMIIFDASNRDQCEVNRLTTNTPLQALIMMNDPTVLEASRVLAEQLSDKGSGPEQSISMAFETILCRKPAAKEMDILKNYYTDQLSGFNSKKPAAEKALAIGEYPHKSNPANIVKTAALMRVINMIYNMEEAIVKV
- a CDS encoding 6-bladed beta-propeller, which translates into the protein MNRKRFIQHTALGMAGAFYLPEWLIKNNVVLGHGNRRYRLNVRWSQADVARYPVNDCHEMVQDRKGRILLLTNETKNNIIIYDKNGKLLNTWGTEYPGAHGLTLFNENGTDVLFICDNKRHQVIKTTIDGKVLLVLDYPKETGQYSNAEEYIPTETTIAPNGDIYVVDGYGKDYVIQYDLKGRYIRHFGGRGNNPEHLLNAHGICIDHRNKKPVLIVTSRRQNAFKRYTMEGTYIDTIAMPGAWVCRPVIHGDYLYAAVLQSNSKQDQKSGFITILNKNNQVISNPAGTAPRYTEGRLQELYQTDPVFQYPHDVCVDDEENLYVAQWNSGRVYPYKLEPVV